A genomic stretch from Pseudoliparis swirei isolate HS2019 ecotype Mariana Trench chromosome 18, NWPU_hadal_v1, whole genome shotgun sequence includes:
- the plch2b gene encoding 1-phosphatidylinositol 4,5-bisphosphate phosphodiesterase eta-2 isoform X4, which produces MFSPSLAKGSTHQAKQASSPLNSPTPSIMSSPKLWQKASISRLAEEFFWIGGSVVAQPNWRLGQIVERCMCTMQTGTQMTKMKGKKKGLVRFFYLDEHKSCIRWRPSRKHDKAKTKVLQPECCKNEDLNPYKITIDSIHEVCEGKKSEIFRRYADNRFDPNYCFSIYYGERVKSLDLVSTNAEEARTWITGLKYLMAGISDEDSLARRQRTSDQWLQQTFSEADKNGDGTLSIGEVHQLLHKLNVNLPKQKVRQMFHEADTDENQGSLAFEEFCLFYKMISTRRDLYLILISYSNQKEVMDLHDLARFLENEQKMRGLAKEHLVDIVAKFEPCPENLQHTVLSIDGLTNYMRSPAGDIVNPEHSQVNEDMTQPLSNYFIATSHNTYLTGDQLLSQSRVEMYAYVLQAGCRCVEVDCWDGPDGEPIIHHGYTLTSKILFKDVIETINKYAFTKSPYPVILSIENHCTVPQQKKMAEYLREVLQDKLVLSTVNVHECKKLPSPEILKGKVLIKGKKLPANLDPDAEEGDVSDEDTGDEEEEEGENDNDSSQGGGIITSANQNKKKRRFGSYIMRSFKCKRKKRIRVRSKTMSDSESDHSSRERTQIVKKRKTMRLSRALSDLVKYTKSVRVHDIETQAFTNSWQVSSLNETVMNQILQLKPGELVRFNQRQLIRVYPSNYRVDSSNFNPQPYWNTGCHMVAMNYQTEGRMLELNQAKFASNGNCGYILRPKCMCKAAFNPMLEDPLPGHRKTQLVLKIISGQQLPKPKDSMFGDRGEIIDPFVEVEIIGLNLDCSKQQTRVVDDNGFNPMWEETLVFNIQMPQVALVRFQVWDQNPLGQDFIGQRTVAFRSLMPGYRHVYLEGMAESSIFVHVAIDDIAGKIKPKNAVQAARKHIQKAAQKHMKGPQRQPSLEFSVQSSEDGRAMFFRRDLDTISQDSRNGEIFPLSQGPAAKAAIHKEAMSEPVRRAHRVRIHEPPETRRGFSSQMSSTDSHHIGAAPCAKADSFDLETSPQLSCADGLESHNLIQEELENEPDESNCADQETIQMFEPGQPEQSEEFPVQDKVTSMKPKQPTETQSQADSLPWPWTVPLHMLRPEAKFSPIIPPPSPARVRRTLEASARSRSSTQIRTKARSRSCPRKSTTSPQTPMMNRQPAIHWQTQQAQKRPIPNGLCLSDCTSSSSDGSTDSLEFVPSCVPAGAGQREGTLQREMKALFDQRMREIHCKSPLFQND; this is translated from the exons atgttctcccccTCGCTTGCTAAGGGTTCCACTCATCAGGCAAAACAGGCCTCCAGTCCCTTGAATTCACCAACCCCGTCCATCATGagctctccaaaactctggcaGAAAGCATCCATCTCCAGACTTGCTGAGGAGTTTTTCTGGATTGGTGGTAGTGTGGTCGCACAGCCAAATTGGAGACTTGGTCAGATAG TGGAGAGGTGTATGTGCACCATGCAAACCGGCACTCAGATGACCAAAatgaaggggaagaagaaaggaCTGGTCCGCTTCTTTTACCTGGACGAGCACAAGTCCTGCATCCGGTGGCGGCCCTCCAGGAAACATGACAAGGCCAAAA CTAAAGTGTTACAACCAGAGTGCTGCAAGAATGAGGACTTAAACCCGTACAAGA TAACTATTGATTCTATCCATGAAGTCTGCGAGGGGAAGAAGTCTGAGATCTTCAGGCGCTATGCAGACAACCGCTTCGACCCAAACTACTGCTTTAGTATTTATTATGGGGAGCGAGTGAAGTCCCTGGACTTGGTCTCCACCAACGCAGAGGAGGCACGCACCTGGATCACTGGGTTGAAATACCTCATGGCTGGCATCAGTGATGAGGACAGCTTGGCCCGGAGGCAGCGCACCAGTGATCA GTGGCTACAGCAGACTTTCTCCGAAGCCGACAAGAATGGAGATGGCACCTTGAGCATTGGAGAGGTTCACCAGCTGCTCCACAAACTCAATGTGAATTTACCCAAGCAGAAAGTCAGGCAGATGTTTCAT GAAGCGGACACAGACGAGAACCAGGGCTCTCTGGCCTTTGAAGAATTCTGTTTGTTCTATAAGATGATTTCCACACGCAGAGACCTCTACCTGATATTGATCTCCTACAGCAATCAGAAAGAAGTCATGGATCTTCACGACCTCGCACGCTTTTTGGAAAATGAACAAAAG ATGCGAGGATTGGCCAAAGAGCATTTAGTCGATATAGTGGCCAAGTTTGAACCATGTCCTGAGAACCTGCAGCATACGGTACTCAGTATTGATG GATTGACCAACTACATGAGGAGCCCTGCAGGTGATATCGTCAACCCCGAGCACAGTCAGGTGAACGAGGACATGACGCAGCCTCTAAGTAACTACTTCATTGCCACCTCCCACAACACCTACCTGACAGGAGACCAGCTGCTCTCTCAGTCTCGAGTGGAAATGTACGCCTATGTGCTCCAGGCAGGGTGTCGCTGTGTGGAGG tGGACTGCTGGGATGGACCTGACGGGGAGCCTATCATTCATCACGGCTACACCTTGACATCCAAGATTCTCTTCAAAGATGTCATTGAAACAATTAACAAATATGCCTTCACAAAGTCACC gtACCCCGTGATCTTGTCCATAGAGAACCACTGCACTGTGCCTCAGCAAAAGAAGATGGCTGAGTATCTGagagaggtgctgcaggacaaaCTGGTTCTTTCCACTGTCAATGTGCATGAATGCAAGAAGCTGCCTTCACCTGAAATCCTGAAAGGGAAAGTCTTAATCAAG GGGAAAAAGCTGCCAGCAAACCTTGATCCTGATGCAGAGGAGGGTGATGTGTCTGATGAAGACACtggtgatgaagaagaggaggaaggcgaAAATGATAATGATAGCTCACAG GGGGGGGGTATCATTACTTCTGCcaatcaaaacaaaaagaagaggcGATTCGGCAGTTACATCATGAGGAGCTTCAAATGCAAG agaaaaaagaggatccGAGTGAGAAGTAAGACGATGTCTGATAGCGAGTCAGACCACAGCAGCAGGGAGAGGACACAAATTGTCAA GAAGAGGAAAACAATGAGGTTGTCCCGAGCTCTGTCTGACCTGGTCAAGTACACAAAATCTGTCCGTGTACATGACATAGAAACACAAG CATTCACGAACAGTTGGCAGGTATCATCCCTCAACGAGACTGTTATGAACCAGATCTTACAGCTGAAGCCAGGGGAATTGGTCCGATTCAACCAACGGCAGCTTATAAGAGTCTACCCGTCCAACTACAGAGTCGACTCGAGCAACTTCAACCCGCAACCATACTGGAACACAGGATGCCATATGG tTGCAATGAATTATCAAACAGAGGGCCGCATGCTTGAACTGAACCAAGCCAAGTTTGCAAGCAATGGAAACTGCGGATATATTCTGAGACCTAAGTGCATGTGTAAAG CCGCCTTTAACCCCATGTTGGAGGATCCTCTTCCAGGACACAGAAAGACTCAGCTAGTGCTGAAGATCATCAGCGGACAGCAGCTTCCCAAACCCAAAGACTCTATGTttggggacagaggagag ATTATCGATCCTTTTGTTGAAGTTGAGATAATTGGCCTAAATTTAGATTGTTCCAAGCAGCAGACCAGGGTGGTGGATGATAATG GTTTCAACCCAATGTGGGAGGAGACCCTCGTCTTCAACATTCAAATGCCACAGGTCGCTCTGGTGCGTTTCCAAGTGTGGGATCAAAACCCTCTTGGACAAGATTTCATTGGACAGAGGACTGTTGCTTTCAGAAGTTTAATGCCAG GTTATCGGCACGTGTACCTGGAAGGGATGGCGGAGTCATCCATCTTTGTTCATGTCGCTATCGATGATATAGCTGGAAAG ATCAAACCCAAAAATGCAGTGCAAGCAGCCAGAAAACACATTCAAAAAGCAGCTCAGAAGCACATGAAGGGTCCTCAGAGGCAGCCTTCTCTGGAATTTTCAGTCCAGTCCTCAGAAGACGGACGTGCTATGTTCTTCCGCAGGGATCTGGATACCATTTCTCAGGACAGCAGGAATGGAGAAATATTTCCGCTGTCACAAGGGCCAGCAGCCAAGGCTGCCATCCACAAAGAGGCCATGAGTGAGCCAGTAAGGCGAGCTCACAGAGTTAGAATTCATGAACCaccagagacaaggagagggttCTCTAGCCAGATGTCCTCCACTGACTCCCACCACATTGGGGCTGCTCCCTGTGCGAAGGCGGACAGCTTTGACCTTGAGACCTCACCCCAGCTTTCTTGTGCTGATGGTCTTGAAAGCCATAATCTAATTCAAGAAGAATTGGAGAATGAACCTGATGAATCAAACTGTGCTGATCAGGAGACAATTCAGATGTTTGAACCAGGGCAGCCTGAACAATCTGAGGAATTTCCAGTGCAAGACAAGGTAACTTCCATGAAACCTAAACAACCAACAGAAACTCAAAGTCAGGCAGATTCACTCCCTTGGCCTTGGACCGTACCACTGCATATGCTCCGGCCCGAAGCCAAATTCTCTCCAATTATCCCTCCACCGTCACCTGCCAGGGTGAGGCGGACTCTAGAGGCTTCGGCCAGATCCCGATCATCCACCCAAATACGAACAAAGGCGCGCTCGCGCAGTTGCCCTCGGAAATCAACTACTTCTCCTCAGACACCAATGATGAACCGCCAGCCTGCTATCCACTGGCAGACGCAACAAGCACAAAAGAGGCCCATCCCCAACGGCCTCTGCTTGTCTGACTGCACATCCAGCAGCAGTGACGGCAGCACCGACAGCCTGGAGTTTGTGCCCTCCTGTGTTCCAGCCGGGGCAGGGCAGCGTGAGGGGACCCTGCAGAGGGAGATGAAGGCCCTTTTTGaccagaggatgagagagatcCACTGTAAATCACCGCTTTTTCAAAATG ATTAA
- the plch2b gene encoding 1-phosphatidylinositol 4,5-bisphosphate phosphodiesterase eta-2 isoform X3: protein MWCEWDSSGMNSTPAMAPLSLGLSGIPPRSSLSPKTFQSLGSLSSGMFSPSLAKGSTHQAKQASSPLNSPTPSIMSSPKLWQKASISRLAEEFFWIGGSVVAQPNWRLGQIVERCMCTMQTGTQMTKMKGKKKGLVRFFYLDEHKSCIRWRPSRKHDKAKITIDSIHEVCEGKKSEIFRRYADNRFDPNYCFSIYYGERVKSLDLVSTNAEEARTWITGLKYLMAGISDEDSLARRQRTSDQWLQQTFSEADKNGDGTLSIGEVHQLLHKLNVNLPKQKVRQMFHEADTDENQGSLAFEEFCLFYKMISTRRDLYLILISYSNQKEVMDLHDLARFLENEQKMRGLAKEHLVDIVAKFEPCPENLQHTVLSIDGLTNYMRSPAGDIVNPEHSQVNEDMTQPLSNYFIATSHNTYLTGDQLLSQSRVEMYAYVLQAGCRCVEVDCWDGPDGEPIIHHGYTLTSKILFKDVIETINKYAFTKSPYPVILSIENHCTVPQQKKMAEYLREVLQDKLVLSTVNVHECKKLPSPEILKGKVLIKGKKLPANLDPDAEEGDVSDEDTGDEEEEEGENDNDSSQGGGIITSANQNKKKRRFGSYIMRSFKCKRKKRIRVRSKTMSDSESDHSSRERTQIVKKRKTMRLSRALSDLVKYTKSVRVHDIETQAFTNSWQVSSLNETVMNQILQLKPGELVRFNQRQLIRVYPSNYRVDSSNFNPQPYWNTGCHMVAMNYQTEGRMLELNQAKFASNGNCGYILRPKCMCKAAFNPMLEDPLPGHRKTQLVLKIISGQQLPKPKDSMFGDRGEIIDPFVEVEIIGLNLDCSKQQTRVVDDNGFNPMWEETLVFNIQMPQVALVRFQVWDQNPLGQDFIGQRTVAFRSLMPGYRHVYLEGMAESSIFVHVAIDDIAGKIKPKNAVQAARKHIQKAAQKHMKGPQRQPSLEFSVQSSEDGRAMFFRRDLDTISQDSRNGEIFPLSQGPAAKAAIHKEAMSEPVRRAHRVRIHEPPETRRGFSSQMSSTDSHHIGAAPCAKADSFDLETSPQLSCADGLESHNLIQEELENEPDESNCADQETIQMFEPGQPEQSEEFPVQDKVTSMKPKQPTETQSQADSLPWPWTVPLHMLRPEAKFSPIIPPPSPARVRRTLEASARSRSSTQIRTKARSRSCPRKSTTSPQTPMMNRQPAIHWQTQQAQKRPIPNGLCLSDCTSSSSDGSTDSLEFVPSCVPAGAGQREGTLQREMKALFDQRMREIHCKSPLFQND from the exons ATGTGGTGTGAATGGGACAGCTCAGGGATGAACAGCACCCCGGCGATGGCACCGCTATCTCTAGGGCTGAGTGGAATCCCACCACGCTCCTCTCTGTCACCCAAGACCTTTCAGTCTTTAGGATCCCTgtcatcaggaatgttctcccccTCGCTTGCTAAGGGTTCCACTCATCAGGCAAAACAGGCCTCCAGTCCCTTGAATTCACCAACCCCGTCCATCATGagctctccaaaactctggcaGAAAGCATCCATCTCCAGACTTGCTGAGGAGTTTTTCTGGATTGGTGGTAGTGTGGTCGCACAGCCAAATTGGAGACTTGGTCAGATAG TGGAGAGGTGTATGTGCACCATGCAAACCGGCACTCAGATGACCAAAatgaaggggaagaagaaaggaCTGGTCCGCTTCTTTTACCTGGACGAGCACAAGTCCTGCATCCGGTGGCGGCCCTCCAGGAAACATGACAAGGCCAAAA TAACTATTGATTCTATCCATGAAGTCTGCGAGGGGAAGAAGTCTGAGATCTTCAGGCGCTATGCAGACAACCGCTTCGACCCAAACTACTGCTTTAGTATTTATTATGGGGAGCGAGTGAAGTCCCTGGACTTGGTCTCCACCAACGCAGAGGAGGCACGCACCTGGATCACTGGGTTGAAATACCTCATGGCTGGCATCAGTGATGAGGACAGCTTGGCCCGGAGGCAGCGCACCAGTGATCA GTGGCTACAGCAGACTTTCTCCGAAGCCGACAAGAATGGAGATGGCACCTTGAGCATTGGAGAGGTTCACCAGCTGCTCCACAAACTCAATGTGAATTTACCCAAGCAGAAAGTCAGGCAGATGTTTCAT GAAGCGGACACAGACGAGAACCAGGGCTCTCTGGCCTTTGAAGAATTCTGTTTGTTCTATAAGATGATTTCCACACGCAGAGACCTCTACCTGATATTGATCTCCTACAGCAATCAGAAAGAAGTCATGGATCTTCACGACCTCGCACGCTTTTTGGAAAATGAACAAAAG ATGCGAGGATTGGCCAAAGAGCATTTAGTCGATATAGTGGCCAAGTTTGAACCATGTCCTGAGAACCTGCAGCATACGGTACTCAGTATTGATG GATTGACCAACTACATGAGGAGCCCTGCAGGTGATATCGTCAACCCCGAGCACAGTCAGGTGAACGAGGACATGACGCAGCCTCTAAGTAACTACTTCATTGCCACCTCCCACAACACCTACCTGACAGGAGACCAGCTGCTCTCTCAGTCTCGAGTGGAAATGTACGCCTATGTGCTCCAGGCAGGGTGTCGCTGTGTGGAGG tGGACTGCTGGGATGGACCTGACGGGGAGCCTATCATTCATCACGGCTACACCTTGACATCCAAGATTCTCTTCAAAGATGTCATTGAAACAATTAACAAATATGCCTTCACAAAGTCACC gtACCCCGTGATCTTGTCCATAGAGAACCACTGCACTGTGCCTCAGCAAAAGAAGATGGCTGAGTATCTGagagaggtgctgcaggacaaaCTGGTTCTTTCCACTGTCAATGTGCATGAATGCAAGAAGCTGCCTTCACCTGAAATCCTGAAAGGGAAAGTCTTAATCAAG GGGAAAAAGCTGCCAGCAAACCTTGATCCTGATGCAGAGGAGGGTGATGTGTCTGATGAAGACACtggtgatgaagaagaggaggaaggcgaAAATGATAATGATAGCTCACAG GGGGGGGGTATCATTACTTCTGCcaatcaaaacaaaaagaagaggcGATTCGGCAGTTACATCATGAGGAGCTTCAAATGCAAG agaaaaaagaggatccGAGTGAGAAGTAAGACGATGTCTGATAGCGAGTCAGACCACAGCAGCAGGGAGAGGACACAAATTGTCAA GAAGAGGAAAACAATGAGGTTGTCCCGAGCTCTGTCTGACCTGGTCAAGTACACAAAATCTGTCCGTGTACATGACATAGAAACACAAG CATTCACGAACAGTTGGCAGGTATCATCCCTCAACGAGACTGTTATGAACCAGATCTTACAGCTGAAGCCAGGGGAATTGGTCCGATTCAACCAACGGCAGCTTATAAGAGTCTACCCGTCCAACTACAGAGTCGACTCGAGCAACTTCAACCCGCAACCATACTGGAACACAGGATGCCATATGG tTGCAATGAATTATCAAACAGAGGGCCGCATGCTTGAACTGAACCAAGCCAAGTTTGCAAGCAATGGAAACTGCGGATATATTCTGAGACCTAAGTGCATGTGTAAAG CCGCCTTTAACCCCATGTTGGAGGATCCTCTTCCAGGACACAGAAAGACTCAGCTAGTGCTGAAGATCATCAGCGGACAGCAGCTTCCCAAACCCAAAGACTCTATGTttggggacagaggagag ATTATCGATCCTTTTGTTGAAGTTGAGATAATTGGCCTAAATTTAGATTGTTCCAAGCAGCAGACCAGGGTGGTGGATGATAATG GTTTCAACCCAATGTGGGAGGAGACCCTCGTCTTCAACATTCAAATGCCACAGGTCGCTCTGGTGCGTTTCCAAGTGTGGGATCAAAACCCTCTTGGACAAGATTTCATTGGACAGAGGACTGTTGCTTTCAGAAGTTTAATGCCAG GTTATCGGCACGTGTACCTGGAAGGGATGGCGGAGTCATCCATCTTTGTTCATGTCGCTATCGATGATATAGCTGGAAAG ATCAAACCCAAAAATGCAGTGCAAGCAGCCAGAAAACACATTCAAAAAGCAGCTCAGAAGCACATGAAGGGTCCTCAGAGGCAGCCTTCTCTGGAATTTTCAGTCCAGTCCTCAGAAGACGGACGTGCTATGTTCTTCCGCAGGGATCTGGATACCATTTCTCAGGACAGCAGGAATGGAGAAATATTTCCGCTGTCACAAGGGCCAGCAGCCAAGGCTGCCATCCACAAAGAGGCCATGAGTGAGCCAGTAAGGCGAGCTCACAGAGTTAGAATTCATGAACCaccagagacaaggagagggttCTCTAGCCAGATGTCCTCCACTGACTCCCACCACATTGGGGCTGCTCCCTGTGCGAAGGCGGACAGCTTTGACCTTGAGACCTCACCCCAGCTTTCTTGTGCTGATGGTCTTGAAAGCCATAATCTAATTCAAGAAGAATTGGAGAATGAACCTGATGAATCAAACTGTGCTGATCAGGAGACAATTCAGATGTTTGAACCAGGGCAGCCTGAACAATCTGAGGAATTTCCAGTGCAAGACAAGGTAACTTCCATGAAACCTAAACAACCAACAGAAACTCAAAGTCAGGCAGATTCACTCCCTTGGCCTTGGACCGTACCACTGCATATGCTCCGGCCCGAAGCCAAATTCTCTCCAATTATCCCTCCACCGTCACCTGCCAGGGTGAGGCGGACTCTAGAGGCTTCGGCCAGATCCCGATCATCCACCCAAATACGAACAAAGGCGCGCTCGCGCAGTTGCCCTCGGAAATCAACTACTTCTCCTCAGACACCAATGATGAACCGCCAGCCTGCTATCCACTGGCAGACGCAACAAGCACAAAAGAGGCCCATCCCCAACGGCCTCTGCTTGTCTGACTGCACATCCAGCAGCAGTGACGGCAGCACCGACAGCCTGGAGTTTGTGCCCTCCTGTGTTCCAGCCGGGGCAGGGCAGCGTGAGGGGACCCTGCAGAGGGAGATGAAGGCCCTTTTTGaccagaggatgagagagatcCACTGTAAATCACCGCTTTTTCAAAATG ATTAA